The sequence GTCTCTAGAAGGTGTTCAAGCTCTTGTAAGCTTCATGAAAGATTTCGAAGAAAAATACGCTTAATCAATGACAAGACTTTGATTGATACATCGCTTATTTGCTTTGTATCGTGTCGAATGTCCTAAACGAGATGAATGCCGCTTTTGCGGCATTTTTTTTGTCGTTAACAATAAAGGGTATGGCATGTTGATTTGTTGTAAGAACCGTTACCCAGAGATATGACGGATGTATCGGAATGAACAGAACTTTCTCTTAAAGCGAGAGTACCAATTGTTTTTCTGGTACTTTTTACTATATAACATGTTGCCAAAACTGAATCTCCAATCATGAGCAGTGAGAAATAATCCGCATCGACCGGTTTATTAATAGGCGATTAAAATCCAACGTCTAATTTTTACCACAAGGAACTGAGTGTGAGGTTATTGAGTCTATTTACGATGCTATTTCCTGCCGTTGCTTGTTCGTCCACACTTGAAATATGGGCTGGTATTAATTACGAAACGGCCGGTTATGTAAAAGAACATATCGAAGCGATGACTGATCATCGTGTAGAAATTCGTTCATTTGACGTCAACAGTATTCGTTCTGAACTGCTTGTCGCTGATCCCAGAGACAATACCTTCCCCGACGCCATTTGGGTTCCTTCTGACTTCTTAGGTCTAACTGAATACATAGATTTAGCGACACTTCCTGAGGCTTGGGTCGATATCCAACGATATGAGAAGAAAGCGCTCGATGCAGTGATCATCAACGGTGAGATCAAGGCATTACCGGTTGGCATTGGAAACCATGTCGTTCTATATTCCAGCAAGCCTCAAGCGCAAGTTGTGACATGGGAAAGCCTAATTGAACGCTCTGCTAAGTCCGATCAAGTGAGTGTGCTTTTCCCCAATCCAAATATGTACTTCTATTTAGCTTTCTATCAGCTTTTTTCTGAAGACTTATTATCGTCGCAGAATGTTAATGGTGAAGGGTTAGTTGCCATCTTTGATTTCATCGACATGTTGCAGCAGAAAAAAGTCATCGAGTCATCGTGCAGTGATATTTGCGCGAGGCAAAGATTCATCAATGGGGAAGTCGAGTTTTTGATTGACGGCGACTGGGCATTCAGCGAACTCGATGCCGCTTTTGGTCGAGAGTTGTACATCAATTCGTTGCCCACCTATCGAGGTGAAAGTATGTCTTCATTTAGTGGCGCGAAGATATTTGCTGTCACGGAAAAAGGCATGCAAAACCCCGATAAGAAATTGGCTTTGAAAGAAGTCGTTCAATACCTGCAATCAAACAGTTTCACCTATTTAGCTCACTCGAGTGCCATGGTTTCGCCGTTTTATGAGGTTAATCAACGTCGTGTTGAGGAAGGTAACCAGACCTTTTCAAATATGTACGATGAATTTCAAGCGTCGCAAATGATGTCGAGTGACTACAAGATGGCGATCGTTTGGGAGGCTTCGGCTCGAGCGTATCAGCGTTACAAGTCAGGGATGCCAAAAAGTGAGCTGCATAAGTTTTACAATGATTTTGTTCAATACTACTCGGCGAATATGAGGGTAAAAGATTGAAGCTATCATTAAAATACACCATGGGCTTGGTGTTGCTGGCTTGCTCAATGCTCCCTGTTTACCTAGCGGGACAGTTGATTCTTAATAAACAAAACCAAAGTTCTTTAGAGCAAAAAGAAACCAAGCTGGACAACTCTACGACAGGTATTCGTCAAACTGTACAAGAGCAAATCAAGCTTACGGCTAGCCTAACCCAATGGTATTCGCAAGACCGATCACTGATTAAAGCTGGTGGCAATATCTTTTTCTCGAGCGTTGTTTGGGACAAGATGGATAGCTTCAATGCGTTAGCGGAGAGTGTGTCCGCGACCTATATTTTGGACCAAAACTGGAAGCCCATTTATGACAGTAAAGGTAGCTTATACCACTTTGAGCAGAGCCAGTTATTAGAACGCCTGAAGCGTCCTCAATCGGTTTATGGACAAGGGAAATTGTTCCACACCGAGTTTACCGAAACTGAGTTGGCGGATAATGCCACTGCCGGTATCGCTTTCGTCGCGCCGATTTTACCTTATCGTTTGATTGAAGGTTCTACATACACGCCGCAGGGTTATCTTGTGGTTCTTATGGGGTATGACAGGCTCAACACTAAAGTGACGCCTTTCCTGTATCATAATGAGTCGGTTGAGTTCAACTATGTTGATTCAACGGATGCTCAACCTTCTGAACAAAGTGCGAATATTATCTCTATCGACAGTAAATTATTTACCGACAAATTGGTGTTGAACGTCAAACATCATATTTCTGACAGTGCGCGCTTATTAGAGATGCAACAAGCTCAGGTGGTCTTTGTCAGAATATTGGTGGCGACGCTTGCCATCGCGATTGTGTTTGCTCTGTTCCTTATCCGCTGGTTCTCAGGGCAGTTAAACCTGTTGGCTGAATCTGTTAAGTCGTATTCGCATAACCAGTCACCGACTCACAGTGTGGATGAACATCGTTTTACAGAGTTCGTCACATTGAGTCGTTTATTGGAAACTATGTGGGGTCGTATACAGTACCAAGTCCGTGAGCTTACCGAAAGCAACGATAAACTCGAAAGATTTAATGTCCAGCTAGAGGACTTAGTTGAAGAGAAAACCAGCAAGTTAACGTATTCGCTCGCACGTGAAGAATCCCAGAAGCATCGTATTTTGAAGATCGTGCAATTTGCATCATCGAGACAGGCGGCTGAATATCGGTTGATTCCTCAAATGATCGATCAAGAGTTAAGGGCATTACTTGCTCAAGATTCAATTAAGTTTCATTTTAACCGAACTAGCGAGGCTGACTTGATACTCCGTGACTCACAGGGGGCGGCAATTGGGTATTTTTGTTCAAGTTCATTTGATCTACTCAGTGAAGAAGATCTTCTGATTTTTGATATGTACCAAAAACAGTTAGCCGGTTGGCTAGAGCTCGAAAATATTACACGGATTAACATTCCGACTGGTTGTTTGAATCGTAAAGCTTTTAATGAAGATCTCGAATTCAGTAAACGAAGCATTAACGACAATCAAAATCAGCTTTCTTTGATCATTATTGATATTAATGGCTTAAAAACGACGAATGATGTCCATGGACATGAAGTCGGGGGATGAGTTGATACAGCGCTGTGTAGATGTAATTAGCCACGAACTAACACCTGTCAGTAATCTATATCGTTTGGGTGGAGATGAATTCGCGGTGCTTACCTTAACGTCTGGTGAGTCGAATTCGCTCAATGTCGCAGAGATGGCTGAGCAGTTGTACATTGCTCAGGAGCAACAGACAATCGAGGCCAAAACGGGAATCTCTATTCCTGTCAGGTTCTCTGTTGGTGTCGCATCAAGTGACTCAACAGACGTTGAGCATTTGTTCTCTCAAGCGGATGAAGATATGTACCGTCAAAAGCGCCGTTATTATCAAGCTCTATCGACAGAAGGCAAATAGTCGGCTCGCACTACCTTTTGCGACCATTAAAGCGAAACTGCTGTGGTGTGACATCAAACGTCGCCTTAAACGCTTTGATGTAAGACGAGTCATTTTGATAGCCGACTTGGTCAGCAATACTCTGGATTGAGAGCTCTTCATCGAATAAAGACAATGAGTAAATCAGTCGGATTTGTTGTCGCCAACGTTGGAATGACGTGT is a genomic window of Vibrio sp. ED004 containing:
- a CDS encoding extracellular solute-binding protein gives rise to the protein MLFPAVACSSTLEIWAGINYETAGYVKEHIEAMTDHRVEIRSFDVNSIRSELLVADPRDNTFPDAIWVPSDFLGLTEYIDLATLPEAWVDIQRYEKKALDAVIINGEIKALPVGIGNHVVLYSSKPQAQVVTWESLIERSAKSDQVSVLFPNPNMYFYLAFYQLFSEDLLSSQNVNGEGLVAIFDFIDMLQQKKVIESSCSDICARQRFINGEVEFLIDGDWAFSELDAAFGRELYINSLPTYRGESMSSFSGAKIFAVTEKGMQNPDKKLALKEVVQYLQSNSFTYLAHSSAMVSPFYEVNQRRVEEGNQTFSNMYDEFQASQMMSSDYKMAIVWEASARAYQRYKSGMPKSELHKFYNDFVQYYSANMRVKD